From Laspinema palackyanum D2c, the proteins below share one genomic window:
- a CDS encoding MFS transporter: MIFKKSSYRNPWTFVPTLYFAEGVPYFIINTVSLLIYKDLKISNAEITFWTSLLYLPWVIKMFWGPFIDIYSTKRNWILYTNLAMMGCLSLIALSVQMSNFFFISLCAFTVAAFISATHDIAADGFYMLALSPEQQAFYVGIRNIFYRVARMFTEGVLIVFAGRLATSLGNIPLSWSLALGLTALIFGGLFLYHRLILPFPESDSQLSPKEIKETVPFVEVISSYFRQNKIAATLAFILLYRFGEALLGKMATLFFKDSLAVGGLGLSTEDVGWINLTVGVISLLMGGILGGLIIAKYGLKKTIWPMALALNLPNIFYVYMAYTQPEKLLVYPLVSLDQFCSGLGYTAFAVYLMYICKGEYKTSHFAISTGIMALGMMIPGLISGYIQEKLGYPGFFILVCLLAIPGMLTLFFIPLDEIENSKAS, from the coding sequence ATGATATTCAAAAAAAGCTCGTATCGCAACCCTTGGACTTTCGTTCCGACCCTTTATTTTGCTGAAGGCGTCCCTTATTTCATTATTAACACGGTTTCGCTTCTGATTTATAAAGACCTAAAAATAAGCAATGCCGAAATTACTTTTTGGACAAGCCTTCTTTACCTGCCTTGGGTCATAAAAATGTTTTGGGGACCTTTTATTGATATTTACTCAACGAAAAGGAATTGGATACTCTATACAAATTTAGCTATGATGGGCTGCTTAAGTTTAATAGCGCTCTCTGTGCAAATGTCGAATTTCTTTTTCATCTCTCTATGCGCCTTTACAGTCGCTGCTTTTATTTCCGCCACCCATGACATTGCGGCTGACGGATTTTATATGCTGGCATTAAGTCCAGAACAACAAGCTTTCTATGTGGGTATTCGCAATATTTTTTACCGAGTAGCCCGGATGTTCACGGAGGGAGTTTTAATAGTATTTGCGGGTAGACTGGCAACATCCCTCGGCAATATTCCTTTAAGCTGGAGTCTTGCCCTAGGTTTAACCGCTTTAATCTTTGGGGGGCTTTTCCTTTATCACCGATTGATTTTACCTTTCCCTGAAAGTGATTCCCAACTTTCTCCAAAGGAAATTAAAGAAACTGTTCCTTTTGTAGAAGTCATTAGTTCTTACTTTCGACAGAATAAAATTGCGGCTACACTAGCATTTATCTTGCTCTATCGATTCGGAGAAGCACTACTTGGAAAAATGGCTACTTTATTTTTTAAAGATAGCCTAGCAGTAGGAGGCTTAGGACTATCAACCGAAGATGTGGGTTGGATTAACCTAACCGTAGGGGTAATATCTTTACTGATGGGAGGTATATTGGGCGGGCTTATTATTGCCAAATATGGATTAAAGAAAACTATTTGGCCGATGGCGTTAGCCTTGAATTTACCGAATATCTTTTACGTTTATATGGCTTATACTCAACCGGAAAAACTATTAGTCTATCCCCTTGTTTCCCTGGATCAATTTTGTTCGGGATTAGGCTATACTGCTTTCGCGGTTTATTTAATGTATATTTGCAAGGGAGAGTACAAAACTTCTCATTTTGCAATCTCTACAGGGATTATGGCACTTGGCATGATGATTCCGGGATTAATTAGCGGTTACATTCAGGAAAAACTTGGCTATCCAGGATTTTTTATACTCGTATGTTTACTAGCAATTCCGGGAATGCTCACTCTATTTTTTATTCCTTTAGATGAAATAGAAAATTCTAAAGCTAGTTAA
- a CDS encoding DUF1565 domain-containing protein — MSFRSPHQSHSDKYRILAPLGVATTALFWFYGSTAIAQNVPEFQTAQNSGTEVASQTQLFVNPTQGNDSSGNGSESAPFKTITQALRQAKPNTTIRLSPGTYSAETGESFPLILKPQVALEGDTSNRGRGIIIRGGGLYLSRTSARQNVGLVAADGARVSGITLTNDNTSGYALWVESASMEVTDNTFTRSGHDGISVVGNSAPTIRGNHFVENGANGITIYGTSRPQLVENVFERTGFGISIGQKAEPILTGNQVRQNRDGVVIHGTARPVLRNNQIESNQDNGVVAVGNSRPDMGTSGDPGGNVVRNNGQMDINCSATKEIVPAFGNQVASDRTSGRLDLNGTLAPVASAPVVSQPPRPLPLPRPAATPAPTPPATPASFPSPTATTPQPPPPLSATVSLPVPTPGQGISIPVPPPQTGTAPAPRPPAPAPAIGNRPGDTLPNLLPVPDATPPIGNGGAGVPVVGVPSGGAGNGPPSPPSRAAALGLRYRVIVNATSSSEQARVRRIVSDAFRTQINGRMVMQVGAFATQDKVDEMMQLLQRNGLTGVVLDIE, encoded by the coding sequence GTGAGTTTTAGAAGCCCCCATCAATCGCATTCAGATAAGTATCGCATCCTGGCCCCGTTAGGAGTTGCCACGACTGCATTGTTTTGGTTCTATGGGTCAACGGCGATCGCCCAAAACGTTCCTGAATTCCAAACCGCCCAAAATTCCGGCACCGAAGTAGCCTCACAAACCCAGCTATTTGTCAATCCCACTCAGGGGAATGACTCCAGTGGTAACGGGAGCGAATCCGCCCCCTTTAAAACGATTACTCAAGCGTTGCGACAAGCCAAACCCAACACTACAATCCGGCTGAGTCCCGGGACTTATAGCGCTGAAACTGGGGAGAGCTTTCCCCTAATCCTTAAACCCCAAGTAGCTCTGGAAGGGGATACCAGCAATCGAGGACGCGGAATCATCATCCGAGGCGGGGGTCTGTATCTGAGTCGGACTTCTGCAAGACAAAATGTGGGTCTCGTCGCCGCTGATGGAGCCCGGGTCTCTGGGATTACCCTGACCAATGACAATACCAGCGGTTATGCCTTGTGGGTTGAATCAGCCTCAATGGAGGTCACAGATAACACCTTCACCCGCAGCGGACATGATGGGATTTCCGTCGTGGGCAATAGTGCACCGACAATCCGGGGGAATCATTTTGTGGAAAATGGGGCCAACGGCATCACCATTTATGGAACCTCTCGACCCCAGCTTGTGGAGAATGTGTTTGAGCGCACTGGATTTGGAATCTCGATCGGCCAAAAAGCGGAACCGATCTTGACTGGGAATCAGGTGAGGCAGAATCGAGATGGGGTGGTGATTCATGGAACCGCCCGTCCCGTGTTGCGGAACAATCAGATTGAAAGCAATCAGGACAATGGGGTGGTTGCCGTTGGCAATTCTCGTCCGGATATGGGGACCTCGGGGGATCCCGGGGGGAATGTGGTCCGCAATAACGGCCAGATGGATATTAATTGCAGTGCGACGAAAGAGATTGTTCCGGCGTTTGGGAATCAAGTCGCCAGCGATCGCACCAGTGGACGCTTGGACCTGAATGGGACCCTCGCCCCGGTAGCCAGCGCCCCGGTTGTCAGTCAACCCCCGCGCCCTTTACCTTTACCCCGGCCCGCAGCGACTCCAGCCCCCACACCCCCGGCAACCCCAGCCTCTTTTCCGAGTCCAACCGCCACCACACCTCAGCCTCCCCCGCCCTTATCGGCGACGGTAAGTCTCCCCGTTCCCACACCCGGTCAAGGTATTTCAATTCCGGTGCCGCCCCCCCAAACCGGGACTGCACCGGCACCGCGACCCCCTGCACCGGCACCGGCGATCGGTAATCGACCGGGAGATACCCTACCCAACCTCCTACCCGTCCCTGATGCCACCCCCCCGATCGGAAATGGCGGCGCTGGAGTCCCGGTTGTGGGTGTTCCCAGTGGCGGTGCGGGTAATGGGCCTCCGTCACCTCCGAGCCGTGCTGCCGCTTTGGGACTGCGCTATCGAGTGATTGTCAATGCCACCAGTAGCAGCGAACAAGCACGGGTCCGTCGCATCGTTTCCGATGCCTTCCGCACCCAAATTAATGGTCGGATGGTAATGCAGGTTGGAGCTTTTGCCACCCAAGACAAAGTAGATGAAATGATGCAACTGCTTCAGCGCAACGGATTAACTGGGGTGGTTTTAGATATCGAATAA
- a CDS encoding Hfq-related RNA-binding protein, whose translation MSDFDTNLPSIRQVQNFIKDKHEIELKLVTGDLLAGKIFWQDKDCISILDHYDKQTIVWRHSIVYLKPKS comes from the coding sequence ATGTCTGACTTCGATACTAACTTACCTAGCATTCGCCAAGTTCAAAATTTCATTAAAGACAAACACGAGATAGAACTCAAACTGGTTACCGGAGATTTATTAGCCGGTAAAATTTTCTGGCAGGATAAAGACTGCATTTCTATCCTGGATCACTACGACAAGCAAACCATCGTCTGGCGTCATTCCATTGTTTATCTGAAACCCAAATCTTGA
- a CDS encoding cation:proton antiporter domain-containing protein, which translates to MQEDFRLILDLVTMLAAAASGGLFASLLGQPAILGYLLGGIIVGPAGLGWIKELIQVETLAQFGVALLLFALGVEFSFAELKKVKGISLGGGTLQIVLTIAVTTFVSLVMGWCTSWSQGVFLGAILSLSSTAVVLKCLMERNELPTLHGQVMLGILVVQDLALGFMLAVLPALNEPPEAIGMAVISAVVRIALFAVAAIAVGLFLVPQLLRFLAKTESQELFLLGVIALCLGIALVTYYLGFSIEMGAFVAGLMISEVEYADQTLTYVEPLRDILAALFFVSVGMLIDPVFLWQNLELILGLVCLVFVGKFLIITPIVTSFGYPLRTALIVGLGLAQIGEFSFVLTAQGLATGLVSRPVYLLILGTTAVTLVVTPFVLRLVPKLLDWAENQEGLARFFEETSGPQAVSEEIPLPDRVVVCGYGRVGKKVVQLLQAHNYPLVVIDSSERAIGQLRAAGIPYIYGNAASLHVLEAAGVDQAKAVAVALPDPMSTRLCLKRSLELSPELDVVVQANQEKEIELLYQLGASEVVQSEFEVSLELATHLLLGVGLPLPGIRREIEQIRSHHYLELRPARSPSEVSRELQVAALDMNSKWYPLPELSPLVGMTLEQTDMRRLSGVSLMAIRRANGEEIDYPTADTTLVTGDKLLVVGQGEELTTFEQLARGEVAIPQENRSCQWLMVTEGSPITDKTLAQLDLRAEYEVQVQAIRREGQFIRFPHGGTQVQAGDRLLLCGSLLSLKRIQMWLAPHPGQSLPITVTLSKAHQSEPLKEGLPSDRG; encoded by the coding sequence GTGCAAGAAGACTTTAGACTCATCCTTGACTTAGTAACGATGCTGGCGGCGGCTGCTAGTGGTGGTTTATTTGCGTCCCTCCTCGGTCAACCGGCTATTCTGGGCTATTTACTGGGAGGAATTATCGTGGGTCCTGCCGGTTTGGGATGGATCAAAGAACTGATTCAAGTGGAAACCCTCGCTCAATTTGGCGTCGCCTTACTCTTATTCGCCCTGGGAGTTGAGTTTTCCTTTGCAGAACTTAAAAAAGTCAAAGGGATTAGTCTCGGCGGTGGCACTCTGCAAATTGTACTCACCATCGCCGTAACAACCTTTGTTTCTCTGGTGATGGGTTGGTGTACCTCTTGGTCCCAGGGCGTCTTCTTAGGGGCCATTCTCTCCCTCTCCTCCACTGCGGTGGTCCTAAAATGTTTGATGGAACGCAACGAACTCCCCACCTTACATGGTCAGGTGATGCTGGGGATATTGGTGGTGCAAGATTTGGCCTTGGGGTTCATGTTAGCGGTGTTACCGGCCCTGAACGAACCCCCCGAGGCGATCGGGATGGCGGTGATTTCTGCGGTGGTGCGAATTGCCCTGTTTGCTGTAGCAGCGATCGCAGTTGGATTATTCCTCGTTCCCCAGTTGCTGAGGTTTCTGGCTAAAACTGAGAGTCAAGAACTATTTTTACTCGGGGTGATTGCCTTATGTTTGGGAATTGCCTTAGTCACCTACTATCTCGGGTTTTCCATTGAAATGGGGGCCTTCGTCGCCGGGTTGATGATTTCTGAGGTGGAATATGCGGACCAAACCCTCACCTATGTCGAACCCCTGCGAGATATTTTGGCAGCCCTGTTTTTTGTGTCCGTGGGAATGCTGATTGACCCGGTGTTTCTCTGGCAGAATCTGGAACTGATTCTCGGGTTAGTCTGTTTAGTGTTTGTGGGGAAATTTTTAATCATCACCCCGATTGTGACTAGCTTTGGCTATCCCCTGAGAACGGCGTTAATTGTGGGTTTGGGACTGGCGCAAATTGGGGAATTTTCCTTTGTGTTGACGGCCCAGGGACTGGCGACGGGGTTGGTTTCCCGTCCTGTGTATCTGTTGATTTTAGGCACAACGGCGGTAACTCTGGTGGTAACGCCCTTTGTACTGCGATTGGTGCCGAAATTGCTGGATTGGGCGGAAAATCAGGAGGGGTTGGCGCGATTTTTTGAGGAGACCAGTGGCCCCCAGGCCGTTTCCGAGGAAATTCCTTTGCCCGATCGCGTGGTGGTTTGTGGATATGGACGGGTGGGTAAAAAAGTCGTCCAACTGCTGCAAGCGCATAACTATCCCTTGGTGGTGATTGATAGTTCCGAACGGGCGATCGGGCAACTGCGGGCGGCAGGAATTCCCTATATTTATGGCAATGCGGCATCGTTGCACGTTTTAGAAGCAGCGGGAGTGGATCAGGCGAAGGCGGTGGCGGTGGCCCTGCCGGACCCGATGAGTACCCGGTTGTGTCTGAAGCGATCGCTGGAATTATCCCCAGAATTGGATGTGGTAGTCCAGGCGAACCAAGAAAAGGAGATTGAACTCCTCTATCAATTGGGGGCCTCGGAAGTGGTGCAATCAGAATTTGAGGTAAGTTTAGAACTGGCGACTCATTTGTTACTCGGGGTGGGATTACCCTTGCCGGGGATTCGGCGAGAAATTGAACAAATTCGCAGTCATCACTATTTAGAATTGCGTCCCGCGCGATCGCCCTCGGAAGTCTCCCGGGAGTTACAGGTGGCCGCATTGGATATGAACAGCAAATGGTATCCCCTCCCGGAACTGTCTCCTCTGGTAGGGATGACCTTAGAACAAACGGATATGCGCCGACTCAGTGGGGTGAGTTTAATGGCAATTCGTCGCGCCAATGGGGAAGAAATCGACTATCCCACGGCGGATACAACCTTGGTGACAGGGGATAAACTCCTGGTGGTGGGACAAGGGGAAGAACTGACCACTTTTGAGCAGTTAGCCCGAGGAGAGGTGGCGATTCCCCAAGAAAATCGCTCTTGTCAATGGCTGATGGTCACAGAAGGGAGTCCCATCACGGATAAAACCTTGGCTCAATTAGACTTACGGGCAGAGTATGAAGTGCAGGTGCAAGCGATTCGCCGGGAAGGGCAGTTTATTCGGTTTCCTCATGGAGGGACTCAGGTGCAAGCAGGCGATCGCCTCCTGCTGTGCGGCAGTCTCCTCTCCCTGAAACGGATTCAAATGTGGTTGGCCCCTCATCCGGGTCAATCTCTTCCGATCACGGTTACCCTGAGCAAAGCTCACCAAAGTGAACCGCTCAAGGAGGGGTTACCCAGCGATCGGGGGTAA
- a CDS encoding M23 family metallopeptidase, with protein sequence MLGWLFTGANPWLKQQVKTKTAPVIGLTVSVLLALANSVQALQVQVKPENPQLGDTLSVVISTDASDSATPTVMSPNGPVPAFPIGGNRYRAMIPTTPLSQAGRWEIQVEGDAQTRNIAVWVSDREFPTQSIWLPPGKDDLEGTDMEFDRVDEFKKLVTPEKFWNGPFLRPNDGPITTIYGVRRYYNGVFAEDYYHRGVDYAGASGSPVMAPAAGRIALVGRESEGFEIHGNVVGIDHGQGLTSLYLHLSRIDVKEGDMVRPGQVIGAVGTTGASTGPHLHWGLYVHGQSIDPVPWRYEGVE encoded by the coding sequence ATGCTGGGTTGGCTTTTCACAGGGGCCAATCCTTGGCTGAAACAACAGGTCAAAACCAAAACTGCTCCGGTGATCGGATTGACGGTTTCGGTACTCTTGGCCCTTGCTAACTCGGTGCAAGCGTTACAAGTCCAGGTGAAACCTGAGAATCCGCAACTGGGGGATACCCTCTCCGTGGTGATTTCAACTGACGCCTCAGATTCAGCCACACCAACGGTCATGTCTCCAAATGGTCCCGTTCCTGCTTTTCCCATTGGGGGCAATCGCTATCGGGCGATGATCCCCACGACACCTTTAAGTCAAGCGGGACGATGGGAGATTCAGGTGGAAGGGGATGCTCAAACTCGCAATATTGCCGTATGGGTCAGCGATCGCGAGTTTCCGACTCAATCGATTTGGCTACCCCCGGGTAAGGATGACCTGGAAGGGACCGATATGGAATTTGATCGCGTCGATGAATTTAAAAAACTCGTCACCCCTGAGAAATTCTGGAATGGTCCGTTTCTGCGCCCCAATGACGGACCGATTACCACGATTTACGGGGTCCGTCGGTATTACAATGGAGTCTTTGCCGAGGATTATTACCATCGCGGTGTAGACTATGCCGGAGCGTCGGGTTCTCCTGTTATGGCTCCTGCTGCCGGTCGAATCGCCTTGGTGGGACGGGAATCAGAAGGATTTGAAATTCATGGCAACGTCGTGGGGATCGATCATGGTCAGGGCCTAACCTCCCTTTATTTGCATCTAAGTCGGATTGATGTCAAGGAAGGCGATATGGTACGGCCCGGTCAAGTCATCGGTGCAGTCGGGACCACCGGCGCTTCGACCGGACCTCACCTACACTGGGGATTATACGTTCATGGACAATCCATCGATCCGGTTCCCTGGCGATATGAGGGAGTAGAATAA
- the dapF gene encoding diaminopimelate epimerase, which yields MTLEFTKYQGLGNDFILIDNRQNPEPMITPSQAEQLCDRHFGIGADGVIFALPPTEPDTDYTMRIYNSDASEPEMCGNGIRCLARFLMDLGVPTRSSATGTGEYRIQTLAGVMTLTLKSDGQVTVDMGLPRLLGSEIPTTLCPAEEKAVNVPLSVAGKTWDVTCVSMGNPHCITFVEDVDAVDLAGIGPQFENHPVFPKRTNTEFIQVMGRSHLKMRVWERGAGATLACGTGACATLVAGVLTGRCDRQATIELPGGPLIIEWSESDGRLYMTGPAERVFSGRI from the coding sequence ATGACTTTAGAGTTTACCAAATATCAAGGTTTGGGAAATGATTTCATTCTGATTGACAACCGTCAGAACCCAGAACCGATGATAACGCCCTCCCAGGCCGAACAGTTATGCGATCGCCACTTTGGCATCGGTGCCGATGGGGTGATTTTTGCCCTGCCGCCGACGGAACCGGACACCGACTACACCATGCGAATCTATAACTCCGATGCCTCGGAACCGGAAATGTGTGGGAATGGCATCCGCTGTTTAGCTAGGTTTCTCATGGATCTGGGAGTCCCAACCCGGAGTTCAGCAACAGGAACCGGAGAATATCGGATTCAGACTCTAGCAGGGGTGATGACCCTAACCCTGAAATCCGATGGTCAAGTTACCGTAGATATGGGCCTGCCTCGGTTGCTGGGGTCAGAAATTCCCACAACCCTTTGTCCTGCCGAGGAAAAAGCGGTCAATGTCCCCTTATCCGTGGCCGGAAAGACCTGGGATGTGACCTGCGTCAGCATGGGAAATCCCCACTGCATTACCTTTGTAGAGGATGTGGATGCGGTGGACTTAGCGGGGATTGGTCCTCAATTCGAGAATCACCCGGTTTTTCCGAAGCGGACCAATACAGAATTTATTCAAGTCATGGGGCGATCGCATCTGAAAATGCGCGTTTGGGAACGGGGTGCCGGTGCGACCCTTGCCTGTGGGACTGGGGCCTGTGCCACCTTGGTTGCGGGGGTCCTCACGGGTCGATGCGATCGGCAAGCGACCATCGAACTCCCCGGTGGCCCTCTCATCATTGAATGGTCTGAATCCGATGGCCGACTTTACATGACAGGTCCTGCCGAACGGGTATTTTCAGGCCGGATCTAG
- a CDS encoding late competence development ComFB family protein, which translates to MSIEKIVEQALQDGYLTPAMEAEVGRICNTASELSIEEYMALDRLMGSLLTGEVVVLPRKQFINVMEELVLSEAIARVAEIEATSDRTLDVGDIAAYALNRLPPLYATTEEGANYQRVRAKEELQELISKQVEEAIARYLDRPEFPGRVALGKSSGKEMLTQVSSILQSYATIFESQPNTPS; encoded by the coding sequence ATGAGTATAGAAAAAATCGTAGAACAGGCACTACAAGATGGGTATCTAACGCCAGCAATGGAAGCTGAGGTCGGTAGAATTTGTAACACCGCCTCAGAACTGTCTATTGAAGAGTACATGGCTCTCGATCGCCTGATGGGGTCGCTCTTAACTGGAGAAGTGGTGGTTTTACCACGGAAACAGTTTATTAATGTCATGGAAGAGTTGGTGCTCTCTGAGGCGATCGCCCGGGTTGCCGAAATTGAGGCAACCAGCGATCGGACCCTGGATGTCGGCGATATTGCCGCCTATGCACTCAACCGACTTCCTCCCCTTTATGCCACCACGGAGGAAGGCGCGAACTATCAGCGGGTTCGAGCCAAGGAGGAACTGCAAGAGCTCATCTCCAAACAAGTCGAGGAGGCGATCGCCCGGTATCTGGACCGCCCAGAATTCCCCGGTAGAGTTGCCCTGGGTAAAAGTTCAGGCAAAGAAATGCTCACTCAAGTTAGCAGCATCCTTCAGTCCTACGCGACTATCTTTGAATCCCAACCCAATACCCCTAGTTAA
- a CDS encoding thiamine phosphate synthase, with product MADKNSGLARVSDLGTLQLQPALCRILDANLDRAREGLRIIEEWCRFGLQSSPLAHECKSMRQELASWHAPELRAARNTPGDPGTDLSHPQEEERSGIDSLLQANCCRVEEALRVLEEYGKLYHPDMGAVFKQMRYRVYTLESSLMAYRRRQLLDQSPLYLVTSQNDKLFAVVEAALEGGLTLVQYRDKNTDDGERLRNAEQLRQICHHYGALFIMNDRVDLALAVDADGVHLGQQDMPIAFARQLLGPQRLIGRSTTNPEEMQRAIAEGADYIGVGPVYETPTKPGKTPAGLAYVRYASEHSSIPWFAIGGIDMHNLTDVLDCGAERVAVVRGIMDVEQPTLVTQYFLSQMNRIQTLKAVEQRNVQSNA from the coding sequence ATGGCTGACAAAAACAGCGGGTTAGCAAGGGTGTCGGATTTAGGGACCCTCCAGTTGCAACCGGCGCTCTGTCGGATTTTAGATGCCAATTTAGACCGGGCACGAGAAGGCTTGCGGATTATTGAAGAATGGTGTCGCTTTGGCTTGCAAAGTTCACCTCTGGCTCATGAGTGTAAATCCATGCGCCAGGAACTTGCCAGTTGGCACGCACCGGAACTGCGGGCGGCCCGCAATACCCCAGGGGACCCCGGTACAGACCTGAGCCACCCCCAAGAAGAAGAACGCTCTGGCATTGATTCCCTGTTGCAGGCGAACTGCTGTCGGGTGGAAGAAGCCCTGCGGGTCCTGGAGGAATATGGCAAGCTGTACCATCCAGATATGGGCGCTGTGTTTAAGCAGATGCGTTACCGCGTTTATACCCTGGAAAGTAGTTTAATGGCTTACCGGCGTCGTCAACTCCTGGATCAATCTCCTCTATATCTGGTTACGTCCCAAAATGATAAGTTGTTCGCCGTGGTAGAAGCGGCCCTAGAAGGGGGCTTAACCTTGGTGCAGTACCGTGACAAAAATACAGATGATGGGGAGCGTCTCAGGAATGCGGAACAACTCCGCCAGATTTGTCACCACTACGGGGCCCTTTTTATTATGAATGACCGGGTGGATTTAGCCTTAGCTGTAGATGCGGATGGGGTGCATTTGGGACAACAGGATATGCCGATCGCCTTTGCACGCCAGTTGCTTGGCCCTCAACGTTTAATCGGTCGTTCTACCACGAACCCGGAAGAAATGCAACGGGCGATCGCAGAAGGGGCGGACTATATTGGGGTGGGTCCGGTGTATGAAACGCCGACAAAACCGGGCAAAACTCCAGCGGGTTTGGCCTATGTTCGCTATGCTTCGGAGCATTCTTCGATTCCTTGGTTTGCGATCGGTGGTATCGATATGCACAACCTCACCGATGTCCTCGATTGTGGTGCGGAACGGGTGGCAGTGGTGCGTGGCATCATGGATGTGGAACAGCCGACATTAGTTACCCAATATTTTCTGTCTCAAATGAATCGGATTCAAACCCTGAAAGCTGTTGAACAACGGAATGTCCAGTCTAATGCCTGA
- the thiS gene encoding sulfur carrier protein ThiS → MPEIALQVNGETQSCPPGLNLPQFLEQLGLNPRLVAVEYNGEILHRQFWEGTQMQQGDRLEIVTIVGGG, encoded by the coding sequence ATGCCTGAAATAGCGTTACAAGTAAATGGTGAAACCCAGTCTTGTCCCCCGGGACTGAATCTCCCGCAGTTTCTAGAACAGTTGGGGTTAAATCCGCGATTGGTGGCGGTGGAGTACAACGGGGAAATCCTCCATCGGCAATTTTGGGAGGGAACTCAGATGCAGCAAGGCGATCGGCTGGAAATTGTCACCATTGTGGGCGGCGGTTAA
- a CDS encoding response regulator transcription factor — protein sequence MKRILVVDDDKTLRMMLKRHLEKQGFVVEEADSGVEALNLFKRDPPDLVVSDVMMPLMDGFEFCRRLRTNPAGKLVPFIFLSSKGELDDRIEGHAIGADDYLIKPFEPLELVAKIEAQLERSRRIHAEMIRLMQQFTPQTSPPTSTQKESVQPIHDPAQGWHRHRGESEDLNPMQPEPLPLTPAEARVFWEVIQGHPNKQIAARLVISPRTVQTHLSRILSKLGLENRSQLVRFAFEHGYRPGSEPEPN from the coding sequence ATGAAACGAATTTTAGTGGTTGATGATGATAAAACCCTGCGAATGATGCTGAAACGTCATTTGGAAAAGCAGGGATTTGTAGTTGAGGAAGCAGATTCAGGAGTGGAAGCGTTAAACCTGTTCAAGCGGGATCCGCCGGATTTGGTGGTATCAGACGTGATGATGCCTTTGATGGACGGATTTGAATTTTGTCGGCGTCTTCGCACCAATCCTGCGGGGAAGTTAGTTCCGTTTATCTTCCTATCGAGTAAGGGAGAACTGGACGATCGCATCGAAGGTCACGCGATCGGGGCGGATGATTATTTGATTAAACCGTTTGAACCGTTAGAGTTGGTGGCGAAAATCGAGGCGCAATTAGAGCGATCGCGACGGATTCACGCCGAGATGATCCGGTTGATGCAGCAGTTTACCCCGCAAACTTCGCCCCCTACTAGCACTCAGAAAGAGTCAGTGCAACCGATTCACGATCCCGCACAGGGGTGGCACCGCCATCGGGGTGAGTCCGAGGACCTGAACCCGATGCAACCGGAACCGCTTCCCCTGACCCCTGCGGAAGCGCGAGTCTTTTGGGAAGTGATTCAAGGCCATCCGAATAAACAAATTGCGGCGCGTTTGGTGATTAGTCCCCGAACTGTACAGACTCATTTGAGTCGAATTTTGAGTAAATTAGGGTTAGAAAATCGGTCCCAACTGGTACGATTTGCCTTTGAACATGGATATCGACCGGGGAGTGAACCTGAACCGAATTAG